One window of Botrimarina mediterranea genomic DNA carries:
- a CDS encoding SDR family NAD(P)-dependent oxidoreductase: MLPDPLPPTLARQVALVTGGARRVGKAIAIELARRGARVAIHANSSLGEAHELGALLEERYGADVAVFQAELTDEGAAEDLVHRVARHFASTGEACDEHAGVLDILVNSAAIWPETPFEEFAASDVRKCLDVNTVAPLVLAKHAGLWMADQDAGGVIINLGDAATAPDGKPYRDYPAYHPSKAAIPGMTRMLAVELSRRNKRVRVNAVLPGPVICQHLPGEPDEPDERKDEARYVSLIRTGDEGGYGKAEHIAHAVAMLVENPFMTGVVLPVDGGGRLR, translated from the coding sequence ATGCTCCCCGATCCGCTCCCCCCGACGCTAGCGCGGCAGGTCGCTTTGGTGACCGGCGGGGCTCGGCGTGTCGGAAAAGCGATCGCCATCGAGCTGGCCCGGCGGGGCGCCCGGGTGGCGATTCACGCCAATTCCTCGCTCGGCGAGGCCCATGAACTGGGCGCCCTCTTGGAAGAGCGCTACGGCGCCGATGTCGCGGTCTTCCAGGCCGAGCTGACCGACGAGGGCGCCGCCGAGGACCTCGTGCACCGCGTCGCCCGGCACTTCGCTAGCACCGGCGAGGCGTGCGACGAGCATGCCGGCGTGCTCGACATCCTGGTGAACTCGGCCGCGATCTGGCCCGAGACGCCGTTCGAGGAGTTCGCGGCGAGCGACGTCCGCAAGTGCCTCGACGTGAACACCGTGGCGCCGCTGGTCCTCGCCAAGCACGCGGGGTTGTGGATGGCCGACCAAGACGCGGGGGGCGTGATCATCAATCTCGGCGACGCCGCCACGGCGCCCGATGGCAAGCCGTACCGCGACTACCCCGCCTACCACCCGTCGAAGGCGGCGATTCCCGGCATGACGCGGATGCTGGCGGTCGAGCTGTCGAGACGCAACAAGCGGGTGCGGGTGAATGCGGTGCTGCCGGGTCCCGTGATCTGCCAGCATCTGCCCGGCGAGCCGGACGAACCGGACGAACGCAAGGACGAGGCGCGTTACGTGTCGTTGATCCGCACCGGCGACGAGGGCGGCTACGGCAAGGCCGAGCACATCGCCCACGCGGTGGCGATGCTGGTGGAGAACCCCTTCATGACGGGCGTGGTACTACCGGTGGATGGCGGCGGCCGGTTGCGGTGA
- the mtnA gene encoding S-methyl-5-thioribose-1-phosphate isomerase, which translates to MSQDNTTVAAISWTGHGDGFLTLLDQTRLPEAVTYVNCDNVECVWQAIKKLAVRGAPAIGISAAYGVVLGVRDGAMLPSGAAAATVEEAKQAALAACDYLATSRPTAVNLFWALDRMRGVITTLDEPSSGRVGERLLAEAQAIHEADRLQCAAIGRHGSDLLEALGSGVGIVTHCNTGMLATGGDGTALAVLFALSERGMKPQVFADETRPLLQGARLTAWELMQRGVDVTLICDSMAAPILRDGKAKAVIVGADRITARGDTANKIGTYGLAVQAHYHKVPFYVAAPTTTFDLTITFGSDIPIEQRTPEEITNAFGRRTAPEDVQVDNPAFDVTPAELITGIITERGVISPVTEEAVRAMIGA; encoded by the coding sequence ATGTCACAAGACAACACCACCGTCGCCGCTATCAGCTGGACCGGCCACGGCGACGGATTTCTCACGCTGCTGGACCAGACACGTCTTCCCGAAGCCGTGACGTACGTCAACTGCGACAACGTCGAGTGTGTCTGGCAGGCGATCAAGAAGCTCGCCGTCCGCGGCGCGCCGGCGATCGGCATCTCCGCGGCGTACGGCGTCGTCCTCGGCGTGCGTGACGGCGCCATGTTGCCGTCAGGCGCCGCGGCGGCGACCGTCGAAGAAGCCAAGCAGGCGGCGCTGGCCGCATGCGACTACCTCGCCACCAGCCGCCCCACCGCGGTCAACCTGTTCTGGGCGCTCGACCGGATGCGCGGCGTGATCACCACGCTCGATGAACCCTCGTCAGGCCGGGTCGGCGAACGGCTGCTCGCCGAAGCGCAGGCGATCCACGAAGCGGACCGCCTGCAATGCGCCGCCATCGGCCGTCACGGCTCCGACCTGCTCGAAGCGCTTGGCAGCGGCGTTGGCATTGTCACGCACTGCAACACCGGCATGCTCGCCACCGGTGGCGACGGCACCGCCCTCGCCGTGCTCTTCGCCCTCAGCGAGCGCGGCATGAAGCCCCAGGTTTTCGCCGACGAGACACGGCCGCTGTTGCAAGGCGCGCGGCTCACGGCGTGGGAGCTGATGCAGCGCGGCGTCGACGTGACGCTGATCTGCGACTCGATGGCCGCCCCAATCCTCCGCGACGGCAAAGCCAAAGCCGTCATCGTCGGCGCCGACCGCATCACGGCCCGCGGCGACACGGCCAACAAGATCGGCACCTACGGCCTCGCCGTGCAGGCCCACTACCACAAGGTCCCGTTCTACGTCGCGGCGCCAACAACCACGTTCGACCTCACGATCACATTCGGCAGCGACATCCCCATCGAGCAACGCACCCCAGAAGAAATCACCAACGCCTTCGGCCGCCGCACCGCGCCCGAAGACGTGCAGGTCGACAACCCCGCGTTCGACGTAACGCCGGCGGAGCTGATCACCGGCATCATCACCGAGCGCGGCGTGATCTCACCAGTGACGGAAGAAGCGGTGCGGGCGATGATCGGCGCGTAA
- a CDS encoding type II toxin-antitoxin system PemK/MazF family toxin: MKRLEVWLVNLDPTIGSEIRKTRPAVIVSPDELNAHLNTVIVVPLTIGRSYPFRIETRVGGKPGVAAVDQLRTVDKQRLVKKVSKLQGATAKKLMDALAEMFAA, from the coding sequence ATGAAGCGCCTCGAAGTCTGGCTAGTGAACCTCGACCCGACGATCGGGAGCGAGATTCGTAAGACGCGGCCTGCGGTGATCGTGTCGCCCGACGAGCTGAACGCTCACCTGAACACCGTGATCGTCGTCCCGCTGACGATCGGCCGCAGTTACCCCTTCCGCATCGAGACCCGCGTTGGCGGCAAGCCGGGCGTCGCGGCTGTTGATCAGTTGCGGACCGTCGATAAGCAGCGGCTGGTGAAGAAGGTCAGCAAGCTGCAGGGCGCCACGGCGAAGAAGCTGATGGACGCGCTGGCGGAGATGTTTGCCGCCTGA
- a CDS encoding AbrB/MazE/SpoVT family DNA-binding domain-containing protein: protein MRIELVQIGNSQGIRLPKAVIEQAGLSTELDLEVTPAGVVIRPVNKTRLGWADAAAACRAEGGDAIGDWDATIGDFDGQWQ, encoded by the coding sequence ATGCGAATCGAACTCGTCCAGATCGGCAATTCTCAGGGCATCCGCCTGCCGAAGGCAGTGATTGAGCAGGCGGGGCTCTCGACGGAGTTGGACCTGGAGGTCACGCCCGCTGGAGTAGTAATCCGGCCCGTCAATAAGACGCGGCTGGGTTGGGCGGACGCGGCGGCGGCTTGCCGTGCCGAGGGTGGCGACGCGATCGGCGATTGGGACGCGACGATCGGCGACTTCGATGGCCAGTGGCAATGA
- the recG gene encoding ATP-dependent DNA helicase RecG, translating to MAPDLGTPIAQLPRVQRRVVDALAGIGMHHVADLLFHFPRDYEDFRDRRKIADLEAELPQTVAGEVIDVESRGTGFGKSRLGVVVEDETGAMRAMWFNQLFLRDKFKIGKRVQLSGKPKLAGLRWEMVHPRIVWLSDDAADDPASEGLSPVYSLTEGVPQHIMRRLVTAAVDGFADLPDEVFSAALRQKHDLLPIGDALRAIHKPKDEANREAGRRRFVFQELFVLQLALAARRHQQSVSFSAPEIVIDTRLDARIQRLLPFELTPGQQAAIDDVAADLASDQPMNRLLQGDVGSGKTIVALYAMLATVASGWQAVLLAPTEVLARQHNQTLAAMLKASRVRSRLLVGGMSEAEKSQVRAGIAAGDVDLAIGTHALLQEKVEFAKLGLAVIDEQHKFGVRQRALLRSGDRSPHYLVMTATPIPRTLSMTQFGDLETSSIKDMPPGRQPVKTYLVEPQNETKWWGHVRKQLGDGRQAYVVAPLIDDSEAIDAQSAQRSFDELTHGELAGCRLGLMHGRLSPVEKDAVMEKFRSGATQVLVSTTVIEVGVDVPNATVMVIASPQHFGLSQLHQLRGRVGRGRHPGVCGLLLPHELSDAALSRLQAFEQTSDGFELAEIDFRLRGPGNLFGDRQTGLPPLRIADLVRDRDVLIEARTAAAELFAADPGLKAPEHKLLRRQMLRRYGDSLELGDVG from the coding sequence ATGGCTCCCGACCTTGGAACACCGATCGCCCAGCTCCCGCGCGTGCAGCGGCGGGTTGTGGATGCGCTGGCGGGGATTGGGATGCATCATGTCGCGGACCTGCTGTTTCATTTCCCGCGTGACTACGAGGACTTTCGCGACCGGCGGAAGATCGCCGATCTTGAGGCCGAGCTACCGCAGACGGTGGCGGGCGAAGTGATTGACGTGGAGTCGCGCGGCACGGGGTTTGGTAAGAGCCGGCTTGGTGTCGTCGTCGAGGACGAAACCGGCGCCATGCGGGCGATGTGGTTCAACCAGCTCTTCTTGCGCGACAAATTCAAGATCGGCAAGCGTGTGCAGCTCTCAGGCAAGCCGAAGCTCGCCGGCTTGCGGTGGGAGATGGTGCACCCGCGGATTGTGTGGCTCAGCGACGATGCGGCGGACGACCCGGCGAGCGAAGGGTTGTCGCCGGTCTACTCGCTCACCGAAGGCGTGCCGCAGCACATCATGCGGCGGCTCGTAACCGCGGCGGTCGATGGCTTTGCCGACCTGCCCGACGAGGTCTTCAGCGCCGCACTACGACAGAAGCACGACTTGCTGCCGATCGGCGACGCGCTGCGTGCGATCCATAAGCCCAAAGACGAGGCAAACCGCGAGGCGGGGCGGCGGCGGTTTGTGTTTCAAGAGTTGTTCGTGTTGCAGCTCGCGCTCGCCGCGCGGCGGCACCAGCAGAGCGTGTCGTTCAGCGCGCCGGAGATCGTCATCGACACGCGGCTCGACGCCCGCATCCAGCGGCTGCTGCCGTTCGAGCTGACGCCGGGGCAGCAAGCGGCGATCGACGACGTGGCCGCCGACCTCGCCAGCGATCAGCCGATGAACCGTCTTCTGCAAGGGGACGTAGGCTCGGGCAAGACGATCGTCGCGCTCTACGCGATGCTCGCCACGGTCGCCAGCGGCTGGCAAGCGGTGCTGCTCGCGCCGACCGAGGTGCTCGCCCGCCAGCACAACCAGACGCTCGCCGCGATGCTCAAGGCGAGCCGTGTGCGGTCGCGTTTGCTCGTGGGCGGCATGAGCGAGGCGGAGAAGTCGCAGGTTCGCGCGGGCATCGCCGCGGGCGATGTGGACCTTGCGATCGGCACGCATGCCTTGTTGCAAGAGAAGGTCGAGTTCGCAAAGCTCGGCCTTGCCGTCATTGATGAGCAGCACAAGTTCGGCGTCCGTCAGCGGGCGCTGCTGCGGAGCGGGGACCGTTCGCCGCACTACTTGGTGATGACCGCGACGCCGATCCCGCGGACGCTTTCGATGACGCAGTTCGGCGACCTGGAAACGTCGAGCATCAAGGACATGCCGCCGGGGCGCCAGCCGGTGAAGACGTATCTCGTCGAGCCGCAGAACGAAACGAAGTGGTGGGGGCACGTCCGCAAGCAGCTCGGCGACGGCAGGCAGGCTTATGTCGTGGCGCCGCTGATCGACGACTCCGAAGCGATCGACGCCCAGAGCGCGCAGCGTTCGTTCGACGAACTGACGCACGGTGAGTTGGCGGGTTGCCGGCTCGGCCTGATGCACGGCCGTCTTTCGCCGGTGGAAAAGGACGCCGTGATGGAAAAGTTCCGCAGCGGCGCGACGCAGGTGCTCGTGAGCACGACCGTGATCGAGGTCGGCGTCGATGTGCCCAACGCGACGGTGATGGTGATCGCGTCACCACAGCATTTTGGTTTGAGCCAACTGCACCAGCTGCGAGGCCGCGTCGGCCGTGGCCGCCACCCGGGCGTCTGCGGTTTGTTGTTGCCGCACGAACTCTCCGACGCCGCGCTGTCGCGCCTGCAAGCGTTCGAGCAAACCAGCGACGGCTTCGAGCTCGCCGAGATCGACTTCCGTTTGCGCGGCCCCGGCAACCTCTTTGGCGACCGCCAAACGGGCCTGCCGCCGCTACGCATCGCCGACCTCGTCCGCGACCGCGACGTGCTGATCGAGGCCCGCACCGCCGCTGCGGAGTTGTTCGCAGCAGACCCGGGCCTCAAGGCGCCGGAGCACAAACTGCTCAGGCGGCAGATGCTGCGGCGGTATGGGGATTCGTTGGAGCTTGGGGATGTGGGGTAA
- a CDS encoding macro domain-containing protein encodes MRLEITEGDLLDQDVDVIVNAWNRNVIPWWLLLPQGVSGAIKKRGGLQPFREIGRTGPMALGEARLTTAGRLPFRGIIHVAGINLLWQGSQYATKESVQNAIKLVQTHRFKSIAFPLIGAGSGGRKKEVVQQWMQEALSSLDYDGDVRIVIWRR; translated from the coding sequence ATGAGATTGGAAATCACTGAGGGAGACCTGCTCGACCAAGATGTTGACGTAATCGTCAATGCTTGGAATCGGAATGTCATCCCGTGGTGGTTGCTGCTACCGCAAGGCGTGTCCGGCGCCATCAAGAAGCGAGGTGGTTTACAGCCATTCCGCGAGATCGGAAGGACAGGGCCGATGGCTTTGGGTGAGGCTCGACTGACGACCGCCGGTCGGTTGCCTTTCCGTGGCATTATCCATGTCGCTGGCATCAACTTGTTATGGCAAGGAAGCCAGTACGCGACGAAGGAGTCGGTTCAGAACGCCATAAAATTAGTCCAGACGCATAGATTCAAGTCGATCGCGTTCCCTCTTATCGGAGCTGGTTCAGGTGGTCGAAAGAAAGAGGTCGTTCAACAGTGGATGCAGGAAGCCCTGTCATCATTGGATTACGATGGCGACGTGCGTATCGTGATCTGGCGGCGTTGA
- the rnhA gene encoding ribonuclease HI codes for MVHLYTDGGCSGNPGPGGWAFLLVHPATGKKLERSGGEKLTTNNRMELQAVVEGLKTLTRPTEVELFTDSVYVGKGLSEWMAGWKRNGWKRKEKGRLVEVKNEDLWRQLDELSAQHQIKYTRVAGHSGHPENDRCDELAVAAYQQFL; via the coding sequence TTGGTCCACCTCTACACCGACGGCGGTTGCAGCGGGAACCCCGGCCCCGGCGGCTGGGCGTTTCTGCTGGTGCACCCCGCGACCGGCAAAAAGCTCGAGCGCTCCGGCGGGGAGAAGCTCACCACCAACAACCGCATGGAACTGCAAGCCGTCGTCGAGGGCCTCAAGACGCTGACGCGGCCGACCGAGGTGGAGCTGTTCACCGACAGCGTCTATGTCGGCAAGGGCCTCAGCGAATGGATGGCGGGCTGGAAACGCAATGGCTGGAAACGCAAAGAGAAGGGCCGGCTGGTGGAGGTCAAGAACGAAGACCTCTGGCGCCAACTCGACGAGCTCTCCGCCCAGCACCAGATCAAGTACACCCGTGTCGCGGGCCACAGCGGACATCCCGAGAACGATCGCTGCGATGAGCTGGCGGTCGCGGCGTATCAGCAGTTTTTGTGA
- a CDS encoding histone deacetylase family protein encodes MLYAYYSDHVAMPLPDKHAFPRNKYALARERVAAMATELAIELRPAPAASDAELLRVHTAEYIRRVRVGELTPQEQREIGFPWSEGFVERSVVSTGATLAAGRAVFTARDEGRDAWGVHLAGGTHHAFADRGQGFCVFNDMAVAVRNLRAEGRFTRALVLDLDVHQGNGTAAIFTGDPDTFTVSLHGAKNFPRVKTTSDLDVPLPDACEDAEYLERLDDTLTKIWRKFTPEVVLYIAGADPYHADRYGRMKLTKEGLRERDERVATACRERNLPVIAAMGGGYARDVDAVAEIYATTVEVLASHAP; translated from the coding sequence ATGCTCTACGCCTACTACAGCGACCACGTCGCGATGCCGTTGCCGGACAAGCACGCCTTCCCGCGCAACAAGTACGCGCTGGCCCGCGAGCGCGTGGCGGCGATGGCGACGGAGCTAGCCATCGAGCTGCGGCCCGCGCCGGCGGCGTCCGACGCGGAACTGCTACGCGTCCACACGGCCGAGTACATCCGCCGTGTGCGCGTGGGCGAGCTCACGCCGCAGGAGCAGCGCGAGATTGGCTTCCCTTGGTCAGAAGGTTTTGTTGAGCGCTCGGTCGTATCAACCGGCGCGACGCTCGCGGCAGGACGGGCGGTGTTCACGGCACGCGACGAAGGCCGCGACGCATGGGGCGTCCACCTCGCTGGCGGCACGCACCACGCCTTCGCCGATCGTGGGCAGGGCTTTTGTGTGTTCAACGACATGGCGGTCGCCGTTCGGAACTTGCGTGCCGAGGGCCGCTTTACGCGAGCCCTGGTGCTCGACCTCGATGTCCATCAAGGCAACGGCACCGCCGCGATCTTCACCGGCGACCCCGACACGTTCACCGTCAGCCTGCACGGCGCGAAGAACTTCCCCCGCGTCAAAACAACCAGCGACCTCGACGTTCCCCTCCCCGACGCCTGCGAAGACGCCGAGTATTTGGAACGGCTCGACGACACGCTCACCAAAATCTGGCGCAAGTTTACGCCCGAGGTCGTCCTCTACATCGCCGGCGCCGACCCGTACCACGCCGACCGTTACGGCCGGATGAAGCTCACCAAGGAAGGCCTGCGAGAGCGCGACGAACGCGTCGCCACCGCGTGCCGCGAACGTAACTTACCGGTCATCGCCGCGATGGGCGGCGGCTACGCCCGCGACGTCGACGCCGTGGCGGAAATCTACGCGACCACGGTCGAAGTGCTGGCTAGTCACGCCCCATAA
- a CDS encoding cytochrome-c peroxidase — protein sequence MLRFAALLFCAALAGAATADGPERVRLGEGNLLSGVPGEGKLTVEQLRGWLADPVNHRELRPELPLGMNAGEADMQGLDAEPLTRAKIELGRQLFFDPRLSRDGTVSCASCHAPEYGYAFPTRFGVGVDGQEGVRNSPTAANRILSGAQFWDGRVSSLEEQAIAPMANPQEMGFSHGAIVETLKKVPAYVAQFDAVFDGGGVSIDNAGRALAAFERVLVSGPNAWDVEDRLRVLREAYADEDPELADELAQLEKIAAARPLSDAAKRGADLFFGARTGCTQCHAGANFSDEAYHNLGVGMESIADLPEADAITKPLDWGRYEVTKDEADRGAFKTPGLRNVAETGPYMHDGSLETLDEVVAWYVKGGQPNPFLSPLIEPLNLTAAEQADLVAFLEELSGEWPEVETERLP from the coding sequence ATGCTACGCTTCGCTGCCCTGCTGTTCTGCGCCGCTCTTGCCGGCGCCGCGACCGCCGACGGACCCGAACGGGTACGCCTGGGCGAGGGCAATCTGCTGAGCGGCGTGCCGGGCGAGGGCAAGCTGACGGTCGAACAGCTCCGCGGCTGGCTCGCCGATCCGGTGAACCACCGCGAGCTGCGCCCCGAGTTACCGCTAGGGATGAACGCCGGCGAGGCCGACATGCAGGGGCTCGACGCCGAGCCGCTGACGCGCGCAAAGATCGAACTGGGCCGCCAGCTCTTCTTCGATCCGCGTTTATCGCGCGACGGCACGGTGAGCTGCGCGTCGTGCCACGCGCCGGAGTACGGCTACGCCTTCCCAACTCGGTTCGGCGTCGGCGTCGATGGCCAAGAGGGTGTTCGCAACTCGCCCACCGCAGCGAATCGGATTCTCTCCGGCGCTCAGTTTTGGGACGGCCGTGTTTCGTCGCTCGAAGAGCAAGCCATCGCGCCGATGGCGAATCCGCAAGAGATGGGCTTTAGCCATGGAGCCATCGTCGAGACGCTGAAGAAAGTCCCGGCCTATGTCGCGCAGTTCGACGCGGTGTTCGACGGCGGAGGCGTGTCGATCGACAACGCCGGCCGCGCGCTGGCGGCGTTCGAGCGCGTACTGGTGAGCGGGCCGAACGCTTGGGACGTGGAAGATCGCTTGCGGGTGCTCCGTGAGGCGTACGCCGACGAAGACCCCGAGTTGGCTGACGAACTAGCCCAACTCGAAAAAATCGCCGCCGCCCGGCCACTTTCGGACGCGGCGAAGCGCGGCGCTGACTTGTTCTTCGGCGCTCGCACGGGCTGCACACAGTGCCACGCTGGCGCCAACTTTTCCGACGAGGCGTATCACAACCTTGGCGTTGGCATGGAGTCGATCGCCGACCTGCCTGAAGCAGACGCGATCACCAAGCCGCTCGATTGGGGCCGTTACGAAGTCACGAAGGACGAGGCCGACCGCGGCGCCTTCAAGACGCCGGGCTTGCGGAACGTCGCCGAGACGGGCCCCTACATGCACGACGGCTCGCTCGAGACGCTCGACGAGGTCGTCGCCTGGTACGTGAAGGGCGGCCAGCCGAACCCCTTCCTGAGTCCGCTCATCGAACCGCTCAACCTGACGGCGGCGGAGCAAGCGGATCTGGTGGCGTTCCTGGAGGAGCTCAGCGGTGAGTGGCCCGAGGTTGAGACGGAGCGCCTTCCGTAG
- the tpx gene encoding thiol peroxidase, with protein sequence MSRSGAITFKGAPMTLAGDAIAAGQAAPDFTCHYFEGGMKSLGLSDLKGKATILSVVPSLDTGVCATQTKTFNDKLSSMADKVNAVTISLDLPFAMNRFCGAEDIKNLKVASDYQERSFGNAFGTLIEELKILCRAVFVLDKDGKVTYVEYVPEVTSEPDYTKALAALEAAAA encoded by the coding sequence ATGTCCCGTTCTGGAGCCATCACGTTCAAGGGCGCCCCGATGACCCTCGCTGGTGACGCGATCGCCGCCGGTCAGGCCGCGCCCGACTTCACTTGCCACTACTTCGAGGGCGGGATGAAGTCACTCGGCCTGTCGGACCTCAAGGGGAAGGCGACCATCCTCAGTGTCGTTCCGTCGCTCGACACGGGCGTCTGCGCCACGCAGACCAAGACGTTCAACGACAAGCTCTCGTCGATGGCCGACAAGGTGAACGCCGTGACGATCAGCCTTGACCTGCCTTTTGCAATGAATCGCTTCTGCGGCGCCGAGGATATCAAGAACCTGAAGGTCGCCAGCGATTATCAGGAGCGTTCATTCGGCAACGCGTTCGGCACGCTGATCGAAGAGCTGAAGATCCTCTGCCGGGCCGTGTTCGTGCTCGATAAGGACGGCAAGGTGACGTACGTTGAGTACGTGCCCGAGGTGACCAGCGAGCCGGACTACACAAAGGCCCTGGCGGCTCTGGAAGCGGCCGCGGCGTAA